One segment of Vibrio orientalis CIP 102891 = ATCC 33934 DNA contains the following:
- a CDS encoding heme lyase CcmF/NrfE family subunit, translating to MVGELGHFALIWIAVSSSLSSAWYAWQKWRGGDSTLSLSLIAKLNGALALLSLIILGYLFIADQFQFHYVASHSNSALPLFYKMAAVWGGHEGSMLFWVFTLALWSACICFISNISQRYLNDVLWIMTLFVAAFSWFTLLASNPFVYSEFWLEQGRDLNPMLQDIGLIFHPPLLYLGYIGFSTVLAFALAALMQPDYMTQWIKLATPWVVSAWVFLTLGILVGSWWAYNELGWGGWWFWDPVENASLLPWLTGTALLHAMLAAKKHQQQSRTALILALVTFSLSILGTFIVRSGVLTSVHAFAVDPSKGVALLLILAVTLIGSFSLLFERNDAIKSEPIRALNGRGYLSLMAVGLLAIATFTVFLGTFYPMVYELLGLGAISVGAPYFNTLFLPLTLLALFGMGLVPLFKWHRGSYYSSAKIAALLVVALVVGGLLYWPQVEQISIVVMVVWGLGVWVLLSHSLLAIKQSKLSFMILAHIGLAISCVGAVMNSEHSFEVNHKMATGSRAQFGGWQVEYLDTEWSIGPNYTAERALIRFSQQGREFVLMPERRHYPVRVMNMSEPAIRSFWHGDYYITLGSKVDVDSYAVKVQYKAYIGWIWGGALVAMLGGVIPLLSSRRKGVAHGIIKQA from the coding sequence ATGGTAGGAGAGTTGGGTCACTTTGCGTTAATTTGGATTGCGGTATCGAGCTCACTAAGCTCTGCTTGGTATGCATGGCAAAAGTGGCGTGGTGGTGATTCAACACTCTCCTTATCATTAATCGCTAAGCTCAACGGTGCATTGGCACTGTTGAGCCTTATTATTCTTGGCTACTTATTTATAGCCGACCAATTTCAGTTTCATTATGTCGCCTCTCATTCTAACTCTGCACTGCCTCTGTTCTACAAAATGGCAGCGGTGTGGGGCGGTCATGAAGGCTCAATGTTGTTTTGGGTCTTTACCCTTGCGCTATGGTCAGCGTGTATCTGCTTCATTTCGAATATCAGTCAGCGTTATTTAAACGACGTGTTGTGGATCATGACATTGTTTGTCGCTGCGTTTAGTTGGTTTACCTTACTTGCCTCTAATCCTTTTGTTTATTCAGAATTTTGGTTAGAACAAGGTCGTGATTTAAATCCGATGTTGCAAGACATCGGGCTTATTTTTCATCCACCACTGCTTTACCTTGGCTATATTGGCTTTTCGACGGTATTGGCATTTGCTTTGGCAGCATTAATGCAACCCGATTACATGACTCAATGGATCAAATTAGCCACACCTTGGGTAGTATCTGCATGGGTATTTCTCACCTTGGGAATCTTAGTTGGCTCTTGGTGGGCCTACAATGAACTCGGTTGGGGAGGCTGGTGGTTCTGGGACCCGGTCGAGAACGCCTCTTTATTACCTTGGTTAACTGGTACTGCGTTGCTGCACGCTATGCTAGCGGCTAAGAAACATCAGCAACAAAGTCGAACGGCGTTAATCCTCGCTTTGGTGACGTTTAGTTTGAGCATTCTAGGGACGTTTATCGTGCGTTCTGGAGTTCTAACGTCAGTACATGCATTTGCCGTTGACCCGAGTAAAGGAGTGGCGTTGCTGCTGATTTTGGCTGTTACTTTAATTGGTTCGTTTTCTCTCCTGTTTGAACGTAACGACGCGATTAAAAGTGAGCCTATTCGGGCGTTAAATGGGCGTGGTTATCTGTCTCTAATGGCGGTAGGTCTGCTTGCTATTGCTACTTTTACCGTCTTTCTTGGCACTTTCTATCCAATGGTTTATGAGCTACTGGGTCTTGGTGCTATCTCGGTCGGCGCCCCTTACTTCAATACCTTGTTCTTACCCTTGACGCTGTTAGCTCTGTTTGGAATGGGGTTAGTTCCACTATTTAAATGGCATCGTGGTTCGTATTATTCGTCCGCGAAGATAGCTGCGCTGTTGGTTGTTGCTTTGGTGGTTGGCGGTTTACTGTATTGGCCGCAAGTGGAGCAGATATCTATTGTGGTGATGGTTGTCTGGGGGCTTGGCGTTTGGGTGTTACTTAGCCATAGCTTGCTTGCTATCAAACAGTCGAAACTCTCATTTATGATCCTTGCTCACATTGGCCTAGCGATAAGTTGTGTCGGGGCAGTGATGAATAGTGAACACTCTTTTGAAGTTAATCATAAGATGGCTACGGGAAGCCGAGCGCAATTTGGTGGCTGGCAGGTCGAGTATCTTGATACCGAGTGGTCAATTGGTCCCAATTACACGGCTGAAAGGGCGCTGATTCGTTTCTCCCAGCAAGGACGAGAGTTTGTGCTGATGCCTGAGCGTCGTCACTACCCAGTTCGTGTGATGAATATGAGTGAGCCGGCTATTCGATCGTTCTGGCATGGGGATTACTATATAACGCTCGGCAGTAAAGTAGACGTCGATTCCTACGCGGTGAAAGTTCAGTACAAAGCGTATATAGGCTGGATCTGGGGTGGGGCACTAGTGGCGATGCTTGGCGGTGTGATACCTTTGCTTTCATCGCGGAGAAAAGGAGTTGCCCATGGCATTATCAAGCAAGCATAA
- a CDS encoding DsbE family thiol:disulfide interchange protein, protein MALSSKHKISIFVVVLVGFIGFLVAGLNSQQFGPQSTPVVRAFPVMAVERLDGDGDIQTDQLFKDDYQLVNVWASWCGVCKQEHAYLNQLEQSGVPIVGLNYRDQRSGALNYLGHLGNPYRDVIYDPKGRLALDLGVVGTPETYLVTKQGDIIYKHLGVLNERVWNKYFAQYFQLGES, encoded by the coding sequence ATGGCATTATCAAGCAAGCATAAGATCAGTATATTTGTCGTTGTTCTTGTCGGCTTTATCGGTTTTTTGGTTGCGGGGCTGAACTCTCAACAATTTGGGCCTCAATCAACGCCTGTTGTACGCGCCTTTCCTGTGATGGCTGTAGAGCGGCTTGATGGAGATGGTGATATTCAAACTGATCAACTGTTTAAAGATGATTATCAGTTGGTCAATGTCTGGGCGTCTTGGTGTGGGGTATGTAAGCAAGAACATGCCTATTTGAATCAACTAGAACAATCTGGTGTACCGATAGTGGGGTTAAACTATCGTGATCAACGTTCAGGTGCGCTTAATTACCTCGGCCATTTAGGTAACCCCTATCGTGATGTCATTTATGATCCTAAGGGGCGTTTAGCGCTTGATTTAGGCGTGGTTGGCACACCCGAAACGTATCTAGTGACGAAACAAGGTGACATTATTTATAAGCATCTTGGCGTATTGAATGAGCGAGTGTGGAATAAGTACTTCGCTCAATACTTTCAACTTGGAGAGAGCTAA
- a CDS encoding cytochrome c-type biogenesis protein — protein MALSKQALSVMLMILALFAQAAFASQELFAPATSQQNSQVELFEFDSPQLQKTAIELAKSLRCPQCQNQNLVESNSPIAKDLRLIVFEKINQGQSEQQVIDFMTARYGEFVLYKPSFSLSNALLWLAPILLLATFIGLSIKRIKA, from the coding sequence ATGGCACTGAGTAAGCAAGCATTGTCAGTGATGCTGATGATTTTAGCGCTATTTGCTCAGGCGGCATTTGCCTCGCAAGAGTTGTTTGCCCCTGCAACGTCACAGCAAAATTCTCAGGTGGAACTGTTTGAGTTTGATTCTCCTCAGTTGCAAAAAACCGCCATAGAGTTAGCGAAATCTTTACGCTGCCCCCAGTGTCAAAATCAAAACTTGGTCGAGTCGAATTCACCGATTGCGAAAGATTTACGCCTAATCGTGTTTGAGAAAATCAACCAAGGTCAGAGTGAGCAACAAGTGATTGATTTTATGACCGCACGTTACGGCGAGTTCGTTTTGTACAAACCCTCTTTCAGTCTATCGAATGCCTTATTATGGCTAGCGCCTATCTTGTTACTCGCTACGTTTATCGGTTTGTCGATTAAACGTATCAAAGCGTAG
- a CDS encoding DUF2919 domain-containing protein translates to MRYAIEQYDKHGFLKAPKLLWFSWLFLAKAWIVFVVAGASRESGSKILSIVYPDHTMLYLGLAMGVPSIALMWLVNLRSPERQWLNNIVAWGRSITLVTAALQLSQTMYHVYLVHGAFSWANGAVMLLLLWLIIYVARSRSVRDSFHNPPMQ, encoded by the coding sequence GTGCGTTACGCAATAGAACAATATGATAAGCATGGCTTTTTAAAAGCCCCGAAGCTGCTTTGGTTTAGCTGGCTATTTTTAGCTAAAGCTTGGATAGTCTTTGTCGTCGCCGGAGCAAGTCGAGAGAGTGGTAGTAAGATTCTTTCGATTGTCTACCCTGATCACACCATGCTCTATTTGGGCCTTGCGATGGGGGTTCCTAGTATTGCTCTGATGTGGCTAGTTAACCTGCGCAGTCCTGAGCGTCAGTGGCTCAATAACATCGTGGCTTGGGGACGGAGCATCACGCTCGTGACCGCTGCCTTGCAGTTATCCCAGACTATGTATCATGTTTATTTGGTCCATGGCGCCTTCAGTTGGGCGAATGGAGCGGTGATGTTACTGCTGCTATGGTTAATTATTTATGTCGCGAGAAGCCGCAGTGTGAGAGACAGTTTTCATAACCCTCCAATGCAGTGA
- a CDS encoding Dyp-type peroxidase: MSYPQSAILPEAGPFAQYTLLKVNQDAEGVLAQLQALPALVEELNAQQPGAELTLSIAFTKAFWSKLDVAVPSELIDFPQLGEGETVAPSSDVDVLIHCHSNRHDLHFYLLRKFFAQVSESVSVVDETYGYRYLDSRDMTDFVDGTENPKDAQREEVAIVPHGEFAGGSYVMVQRFIHNLPSWNRLNVSAQEKVIGRTKPDSIELDDVPAASHVGRVDIKEEGKGLKIVRHSLPYGSVSGEHGLLFIAYCNTLHNFKAMLESMYGVTDGKTDQLLRFTTAVTGAYFFAPSAEMLQALNVK; the protein is encoded by the coding sequence ATGTCATACCCTCAAAGCGCAATTCTTCCTGAAGCAGGACCATTTGCACAATACACTTTGTTGAAAGTAAACCAAGATGCCGAAGGCGTGTTAGCTCAGCTGCAAGCTCTACCTGCATTGGTTGAAGAACTTAATGCTCAACAGCCTGGTGCAGAGCTGACACTGTCAATTGCCTTTACTAAAGCCTTTTGGAGCAAGCTTGATGTAGCGGTTCCGAGTGAGTTGATTGACTTCCCACAATTAGGTGAAGGTGAAACAGTCGCACCTAGCTCAGATGTCGATGTTTTGATTCACTGCCACTCCAATCGTCATGATTTGCACTTCTACCTACTGCGTAAGTTTTTCGCTCAGGTTTCTGAGAGCGTGTCAGTGGTTGATGAAACTTATGGTTACCGCTACCTAGATTCGCGTGATATGACCGATTTCGTTGACGGTACAGAGAACCCGAAAGATGCACAACGTGAAGAAGTCGCGATTGTTCCACACGGTGAGTTTGCTGGTGGTAGCTATGTCATGGTGCAGCGATTTATTCACAACCTGCCATCTTGGAATCGTCTCAACGTTTCTGCGCAGGAGAAAGTGATTGGTCGTACTAAGCCGGACTCTATCGAATTAGACGATGTACCTGCAGCGTCACACGTTGGACGTGTTGATATTAAAGAAGAAGGTAAAGGCCTTAAGATTGTTCGTCACAGCTTGCCATACGGTAGTGTGTCAGGTGAACATGGTCTGCTGTTCATTGCTTACTGTAATACACTGCATAACTTCAAAGCGATGCTAGAAAGCATGTACGGTGTAACGGATGGCAAAACTGACCAATTGCTGCGCTTTACAACCGCTGTGACAGGAGCTTACTTTTTTGCACCTTCAGCAGAAATGCTGCAAGCGCTTAACGTTAAATAG
- a CDS encoding flagellin, with translation MAITVNTNVSAMTAQRHLTNATDLLNQSLERLASGNRINSAKDDAAGLQISNRLESQMRGLDVAMRNANDGISIMQTAEGAMNETTNLLQRMRDLSLQSANGSNSRAERDALQEEMGALNDELNRIAETTSFGGRKLLNGSFSSSSFQIGASSGEAVQVSLKNMRSDSLDMGGFSYIAAGKADSSWQVSQGSQDLTMQYTNAQGQQESINITAKSGDDIEELATYINGQTDKLSASVNEEGQLQIFMAGKETAGTISFSGGLASELNMNLAGYEAVDNIDISEVGGAQRAVSVLDTALNYVDSHRAELGAMQNRFNHAINNLSNVNENLSASNSRIKDTDYAKETTQMVKQQILQQVSTSILAQAKQQPNLAITLLG, from the coding sequence ATGGCCATCACTGTTAATACCAATGTCTCTGCAATGACCGCGCAGCGTCACCTGACGAATGCGACGGACTTGCTCAACCAGTCGTTAGAAAGACTGGCGTCGGGCAATCGTATTAATAGTGCCAAAGATGATGCTGCGGGTTTGCAAATATCCAATCGTCTTGAATCTCAAATGCGCGGGCTCGATGTCGCAATGCGTAATGCCAACGATGGTATTTCAATCATGCAGACCGCAGAAGGGGCGATGAATGAAACCACCAATTTATTGCAGCGCATGCGAGATCTCTCGTTGCAATCCGCGAATGGCTCAAACAGTCGTGCTGAGCGAGATGCGTTACAAGAAGAAATGGGCGCTTTAAATGATGAATTGAATAGAATAGCAGAAACCACCTCTTTTGGTGGTCGAAAATTGCTCAATGGTTCATTTTCATCCTCTTCTTTTCAGATTGGTGCAAGTTCTGGTGAAGCGGTACAAGTGTCACTGAAAAACATGCGTTCTGACAGTTTGGATATGGGCGGGTTTAGCTATATTGCCGCAGGTAAAGCAGACAGCTCGTGGCAAGTTTCCCAGGGCAGTCAAGATCTCACCATGCAATATACCAATGCTCAAGGTCAGCAAGAGAGCATCAATATCACTGCTAAATCAGGCGACGATATTGAAGAGCTAGCGACCTATATCAATGGTCAAACCGACAAACTATCAGCGTCGGTTAATGAAGAAGGGCAACTGCAAATCTTTATGGCAGGTAAGGAAACGGCGGGAACGATTTCCTTTTCTGGTGGGCTAGCGAGTGAGCTCAATATGAACCTAGCTGGTTATGAAGCGGTTGATAACATAGATATTTCTGAGGTCGGGGGCGCGCAAAGGGCCGTCTCCGTTCTCGATACCGCCCTCAATTATGTCGATAGCCATCGAGCTGAACTTGGCGCAATGCAAAATCGCTTTAATCACGCCATCAACAACTTGAGTAATGTGAACGAAAACCTCTCAGCGTCCAATAGCCGGATTAAAGATACCGACTACGCGAAAGAAACCACCCAAATGGTTAAGCAGCAAATTTTGCAGCAAGTGAGTACATCCATCTTGGCGCAGGCTAAACAACAACCAAATTTAGCGATAACGTTACTCGGTTAA
- a CDS encoding flagellin, with translation MAVNVNTNVSAMTAQRYLNSANNAQQTSMERLSSGSKINSAKDDAAGLQISNRLNVQSRGLDVAVRNANDGISIAQTAEGAMNETTNILQRMRDLSLQSANGSNSKSERVAIQEEVTALNDELNRIAETTSFGGNKLLNGTFGTKSMQIGADNGEAVMLSLNNMRSDDSKMGGQSFQAATAKDSSWTVAAGANDLTVNLTDTDGVAQTITINAKEGDDIEELATYINGQTDMVKASVNEDGQLQVFAGADKVDGAVSFSGGLAGELSMGAATNVTVDTIDVTSVGGAQESVGIIDAALKNVDSHRAELGAFQNRFNHAINNLDNINENVNASKSRIKDTDFAKETTALTKSQILSQASSSILAQAKQAPNSALSLLG, from the coding sequence ATGGCAGTGAATGTAAATACAAACGTATCAGCAATGACAGCACAGCGTTACCTAAATAGCGCGAACAATGCTCAACAAACTTCAATGGAGCGTTTGTCATCTGGTTCTAAGATCAACAGCGCTAAAGACGATGCAGCGGGTCTTCAAATCTCTAACCGCTTAAACGTACAAAGCCGTGGTCTAGATGTGGCTGTACGTAACGCGAACGACGGTATCTCTATCGCGCAGACTGCTGAAGGTGCGATGAATGAGACAACAAACATCCTGCAACGTATGCGTGACCTATCGCTACAGTCTGCTAACGGTTCAAACTCGAAATCTGAGCGTGTTGCTATCCAAGAAGAAGTAACAGCACTTAATGACGAACTAAACCGTATCGCTGAAACAACATCTTTCGGTGGTAACAAGCTACTTAACGGTACGTTCGGCACTAAATCAATGCAGATCGGTGCAGACAACGGTGAGGCAGTAATGCTTTCACTAAACAACATGCGCTCTGATGACTCTAAGATGGGTGGCCAAAGCTTCCAAGCGGCTACTGCTAAAGATTCAAGCTGGACAGTTGCTGCAGGCGCAAATGACCTAACAGTTAACCTAACTGACACTGACGGTGTTGCTCAAACTATCACTATCAACGCGAAAGAAGGCGACGATATTGAAGAACTAGCGACATACATCAACGGTCAAACTGACATGGTTAAAGCGTCAGTAAACGAAGATGGTCAGCTACAAGTATTCGCAGGTGCAGATAAAGTAGACGGCGCAGTATCATTCTCTGGTGGTCTTGCTGGTGAGCTTTCAATGGGCGCAGCAACGAACGTAACCGTTGATACTATCGATGTAACGTCTGTAGGTGGCGCGCAAGAATCTGTTGGTATTATTGATGCTGCACTTAAAAATGTAGATAGCCACCGTGCTGAGCTGGGTGCATTCCAGAACCGCTTCAATCACGCTATCAACAACTTAGATAACATCAACGAAAACGTGAATGCATCTAAGAGCCGTATCAAAGACACTGACTTCGCGAAAGAAACAACTGCACTAACTAAGTCGCAAATTCTTTCTCAAGCTTCAAGTTCTATCCTTGCTCAAGCGAAGCAGGCGCCAAACTCGGCACTAAGCCTACTAGGCTAA
- a CDS encoding flagellin gives MAINVNTNVSAMTAQRYLNGAADGMQKSMERLSSGYKINSARDDAAGLQISNRLNSQSRGLDMAVKNANDGISIAQTAEGAMNETTNILQRMRDLALQSSNGSNSRGERIAIQEEVTALNDELNRIAETTSFGGNKLLNGTFGDKSFQIGASSGEAVQLGIGNMRSDTIDMGGKAYVATAGKDADWGVAAGATDLTLGYTDVHGEAKNITINAKVGDDVEQLATYINGQSEDVKASVGEEGKLQLFAASNKVATDVTIGGGLGGEIGFGAAEDRTVADVDVTTVAGSQLAVSVIDGALKTVDSQRAELGAFQNRFGHAISNLDNINENVNASRSRIVDTDYAKETTAMTKSQILQQASTSILAQAKQSPSAALSLLG, from the coding sequence ATGGCAATTAATGTAAACACGAACGTGTCTGCAATGACCGCACAGCGTTACCTAAATGGTGCAGCTGACGGCATGCAGAAATCGATGGAACGCTTATCTTCAGGTTATAAAATCAACAGTGCACGAGATGACGCTGCGGGTTTGCAAATTTCCAACCGCTTAAACTCACAAAGCCGTGGCTTAGACATGGCTGTAAAAAATGCCAATGATGGTATCTCAATTGCTCAAACCGCTGAAGGTGCGATGAATGAGACTACCAACATACTCCAACGTATGCGTGATTTGGCACTTCAATCTTCAAACGGCTCTAACTCTCGTGGCGAGCGTATCGCGATTCAAGAAGAAGTAACGGCGCTTAACGATGAGCTAAACCGTATTGCAGAAACGACCTCTTTTGGTGGTAATAAACTGCTAAACGGCACATTTGGCGACAAGTCTTTCCAAATCGGAGCGAGTTCTGGTGAAGCTGTACAGCTAGGCATCGGCAACATGCGTTCTGACACCATAGATATGGGTGGTAAAGCATACGTTGCAACCGCGGGTAAAGACGCTGATTGGGGCGTTGCGGCAGGAGCGACCGACCTTACACTGGGCTATACTGATGTACATGGTGAAGCTAAAAACATCACCATCAATGCTAAAGTTGGCGACGATGTCGAGCAGCTTGCAACGTACATTAATGGTCAAAGTGAAGATGTGAAAGCATCTGTCGGTGAAGAGGGTAAACTACAGCTTTTTGCAGCATCTAATAAAGTTGCTACAGACGTCACTATTGGTGGTGGGCTAGGTGGTGAAATTGGTTTCGGTGCTGCAGAAGATCGTACTGTTGCTGATGTAGATGTAACGACAGTTGCAGGCTCTCAGCTAGCGGTATCTGTGATCGATGGCGCATTGAAAACTGTAGATAGCCAACGTGCTGAACTGGGTGCATTCCAAAACCGCTTTGGTCACGCGATCAGCAACTTAGACAACATCAACGAGAATGTGAATGCATCTCGTAGTCGAATTGTTGATACAGACTATGCGAAGGAAACCACTGCGATGACGAAATCTCAGATCCTTCAGCAAGCGAGTACCTCTATTCTGGCACAGGCGAAGCAGTCTCCGTCGGCAGCTCTTAGCTTACTTGGTTAA
- the flaG gene encoding flagellar protein FlaG, with translation MEIPSYTSNVQPYGSESGTKIASKYDGVQQVSSKKEQVSTTEISEKATQSVEKAIEASKEREKLNRAERERIVEEMNNFISSINKGLSFRVDEESGRDVVTIYEADTGDIIRQIPDEEMLEILRRLREQTARYSSGLFNQAV, from the coding sequence ATGGAAATACCATCCTACACATCGAACGTCCAGCCTTATGGCTCAGAAAGTGGCACTAAAATTGCTTCCAAGTATGATGGTGTACAGCAAGTTTCCTCGAAAAAGGAGCAAGTTTCTACCACGGAGATAAGTGAAAAAGCGACTCAGAGTGTCGAAAAGGCGATCGAAGCTTCAAAAGAGCGAGAAAAGCTGAATCGAGCAGAACGAGAACGTATTGTGGAAGAGATGAATAATTTTATTTCCTCCATCAATAAAGGCTTATCATTTCGTGTGGATGAAGAATCCGGTAGAGATGTTGTAACGATATATGAAGCGGATACTGGTGATATTATTCGTCAGATCCCTGATGAGGAAATGTTGGAGATCTTACGTCGACTGAGAGAGCAAACGGCCCGTTATTCATCAGGGCTTTTCAACCAGGCGGTGTAA
- the fliD gene encoding flagellar filament capping protein FliD has protein sequence MSFGPIGMNSGMDINSMVSKIVDAERVPKQQRINNEQTKIDSSISAYGRLRESLDTMKNLMASFRQEKAFAARTVESTDEAVVSATATTEAIAGRYAIDVLQLAQSHKIASDVLPEDAKFGPGKLQVSLGDKKFSIDVQQNSKLIDIVRGINGSKSNPGVRAAVINDTAGPRLIVAANKSGQDNDISMTVDAQPGDALKQLEYKTLEQRVKDLERARAAAQDLLSPLSAAEQLIADKIAQRNIEAAKIVDQEIADTSKQAAINADPNAAKEATPGNEMSNGATSAAAQAGIDANKYLKPEERIPGWTATASGTLLDSYWEPEPQLDAKAKEKMGDVPGWSNSASGTLTDSYVTPKEAQAKLDFEKARIEQGFVDQRASLKLRVASGELTPEQAKELERANIPKEEREYLERIDKAQADLNAAQQSFDTYRGMTEVQSAQDAKVMLDGVAQLSSDNNIIEDAIDGVDLTIKGRTERGKPASEIDIEYDRQGVRDDIEQFVAAYNQFYQVSKELGGVDPTTGMAGPLSGDSIVRSADSRLKAVFSSRVEPAPEDLKTLTEFGITTTRQGNLEINYEMLDRQLNNNFNKLEDFFGGNQGFAKKVEDAIQGLTGVTGSIRSRERSLVERNYRMQDDQAALDRRMENLEKRTHAKFSAMQDATSKMQSQLAGMMNALG, from the coding sequence ATGAGTTTTGGCCCAATAGGCATGAATTCTGGCATGGATATCAATTCTATGGTCAGCAAAATTGTAGATGCGGAGCGCGTACCAAAGCAGCAACGTATCAACAATGAGCAGACCAAGATTGATTCTAGTATCAGTGCCTATGGTCGACTCAGAGAGTCGCTGGATACGATGAAAAACTTGATGGCGAGCTTTCGTCAGGAGAAAGCGTTCGCCGCAAGAACGGTTGAATCGACTGATGAAGCTGTTGTATCCGCAACTGCAACCACTGAAGCTATCGCTGGTCGCTATGCGATTGATGTGTTGCAGCTTGCCCAAAGCCACAAAATTGCATCTGATGTACTTCCTGAAGATGCGAAATTTGGTCCGGGTAAGCTGCAGGTTTCATTGGGGGACAAAAAATTCTCCATTGACGTGCAACAAAATTCCAAATTGATTGATATCGTCCGTGGTATCAATGGCAGTAAATCCAATCCTGGTGTTCGAGCCGCTGTAATCAATGATACGGCAGGGCCCCGACTAATCGTTGCTGCTAATAAATCTGGCCAAGATAACGACATTTCGATGACGGTTGATGCTCAGCCAGGTGATGCCCTTAAACAGCTCGAATACAAAACGTTAGAACAACGTGTAAAAGATCTGGAGCGCGCAAGAGCCGCTGCTCAAGATTTGCTTTCTCCGCTCAGTGCCGCTGAACAACTTATTGCCGACAAAATTGCTCAAAGAAACATCGAAGCGGCAAAAATTGTAGATCAAGAAATTGCCGATACTTCTAAACAAGCGGCAATAAATGCCGATCCCAATGCAGCAAAAGAGGCGACGCCGGGTAATGAAATGTCCAACGGTGCAACTTCAGCTGCGGCTCAAGCGGGCATTGACGCAAATAAATACCTAAAACCCGAAGAACGCATTCCAGGCTGGACAGCCACAGCGTCCGGTACCTTATTAGATTCGTACTGGGAACCTGAGCCACAACTCGATGCGAAAGCCAAAGAGAAAATGGGCGATGTTCCGGGTTGGTCAAACAGCGCTTCTGGTACGCTGACCGATTCTTATGTCACACCTAAAGAAGCACAAGCCAAATTGGACTTTGAAAAAGCACGTATTGAACAAGGTTTTGTGGATCAAAGAGCATCCTTGAAACTACGTGTTGCATCCGGTGAGTTAACGCCTGAACAGGCGAAAGAGTTAGAACGAGCGAACATACCAAAAGAAGAGCGCGAGTATCTTGAGCGCATTGATAAAGCCCAAGCGGATCTAAACGCAGCGCAACAATCCTTTGATACCTATCGTGGTATGACAGAAGTTCAGTCTGCTCAAGACGCAAAAGTGATGCTCGATGGTGTGGCTCAACTTTCAAGCGATAACAACATTATTGAAGATGCCATCGACGGTGTTGACCTGACAATTAAAGGTCGTACTGAGCGAGGTAAGCCAGCATCGGAAATCGACATTGAGTATGACCGTCAAGGCGTTCGAGACGATATCGAACAATTTGTCGCAGCCTACAACCAGTTCTATCAAGTCTCTAAAGAGCTTGGCGGCGTTGACCCAACAACGGGTATGGCAGGTCCGTTATCTGGTGATAGCATCGTACGTAGCGCAGATTCACGACTCAAGGCCGTGTTCTCTTCTCGAGTTGAACCTGCTCCCGAAGATCTAAAAACATTGACGGAATTTGGTATTACCACCACACGTCAGGGTAATCTTGAGATCAACTATGAAATGTTAGATCGCCAACTCAACAATAACTTTAATAAGCTCGAAGATTTTTTTGGTGGTAACCAAGGCTTTGCGAAAAAGGTTGAAGATGCGATTCAAGGTCTAACAGGGGTTACCGGCTCCATACGCAGCCGTGAGCGAAGCTTAGTTGAGCGTAATTATCGTATGCAGGATGATCAAGCGGCACTGGATCGCCGCATGGAGAATTTAGAGAAGCGTACACACGCCAAGTTTTCGGCGATGCAAGATGCGACGAGTAAAATGCAGTCACAGTTAGCAGGTATGATGAATGCCCTTGGATAG
- a CDS encoding flagellar protein FliT codes for MPLDSDFDANIALLGDLDHKIHETLSVAEINAEEIVQLVDTREQILQKLLEAIQVHPELKHEQQWQEAVKTTQTVVELMQSKTDEMAMALKKYRHGKRSVQQYQKFL; via the coding sequence ATGCCCTTGGATAGTGACTTTGATGCAAATATTGCCCTTTTGGGAGATCTGGATCACAAAATTCATGAAACTCTTTCAGTCGCAGAAATCAATGCTGAAGAAATCGTTCAGCTAGTCGATACAAGGGAACAGATTTTGCAAAAGTTACTGGAAGCGATACAAGTTCATCCAGAACTCAAGCACGAACAGCAGTGGCAAGAGGCGGTGAAAACCACTCAAACTGTTGTAGAATTGATGCAAAGCAAGACTGACGAAATGGCAATGGCGTTAAAAAAATACCGCCACGGCAAACGTTCTGTTCAGCAGTATCAAAAGTTTTTATAG